DNA from Drosophila gunungcola strain Sukarami chromosome 3L unlocalized genomic scaffold, Dgunungcola_SK_2 000002F, whole genome shotgun sequence:
tgcacaataaatttACCAAGGCAATTTACTTGCATGTCACAAGAGCTCGGAGCAGAGAGCAGATCTGAACAGAGCCATCACAGCATTTGATTCCGGCTGCTGAAGAAGTTTACTATTGTCATGTGCGGCACTAAAATCCCATTTACATCATCGtgctcatcatcatcagtcAATGTCTCTGTTCTGTGTTCCTCAGAGGCGACGATGCTGCATTTCTTGATGCCATTTAGCGAAGAGGAAAACGAACCAAGTTTTCTGCTTTCACTTCCGCCGGAAATGtgacatacacacacacacacacacacccatatatatatactgtaTAAAATAGACACTAGCTGGAAGAAGACGCATGAGCTTGGCTTGATTTACAAGTAGCTTAGCACCATCAAACGAAAAAAGTgtcaaaaatttcaaaataatgatGCGCACAGTTTACTCTAAATGGAATGGAGCGGTAGAGAGAATTGGGCGGAAACTAAAGGGAAATAGGAAATTAAGTTTTTCATAAACTTCCACCCGGAAAACTTTGAGAGCTTCAGAGGGCTCAGATTATGGTTTATGCTGGGAAATTGGTTCGTCTTCTATCTCTCTACGGGCGGcagtttttcggtttttgtctGCCATTTCCGTTCataagcaatttttaattgtggctTTCGTTGCCCGGGCAGCATGAAAAATGAGCGCAGGGTCGAGCAGCCGTACGGAGTTCATGCGAATTAATAAACCTCAAAGTGTTGGTGTGGCATTAGACACGGGTCCGGGTTCGCATCGGGTTCCGGGTCGGGGTCATAGGTCGGGTCCACACGGAAAAAAGAGTTTACAAGTTGGAAATAATGTATCTGggaatgggaaaaattcaaaaggcAAGGCAAAGTTCCTTAAATGGTCTAAAATGtgactaaatttaaaaaaaaacttgtatcTAATGTTTTGGTTAGTggcttaaagtttaaaaaaaatagagcaCCTTATACATTGTTAAATAATGTTAGTATATCGAAACAAACCTTATTTATTCCTGATCAATAATTGTAATTAAGAGGTAAATAAAACTAGAgaagattataaatttttaaatagtgtTGGTATATCGAaacaaacattatttattcatgatttatttattgtatttaaaaggTAAATCAAATTGGATTTAAgtgtgttaaaaataaatcacatTCTAATAAGAACACTGTTCaagcatttataaatttaaagaaactccctttataattcaaataaacttGCAATAGTTTAttaaagtaaagaaaaataaacagcaatatataatttttaaatttaaaaaaacatttatgttCTACTGACTTAATAAAATATGGCAGTTAAAAGATTAATAAAACTGGAATTGTCTGTATAACTAATAATTAACATTGAAACAAGGATATTGTTTAATCATTTAACAATCAAATTTTACTGTTGTGTAGCATTTGGATTTATTTGGCCTTTGTTATTCTCCATTaataataaagattttattaagGATTTTCTCCTACGCGTTTCACAACAATATGttttacattaaattgaaGTTAAGATTTATAttactgatttttaaagttattcaTTCAAAATCATAAATTCGGAATACCATTCATCATTATATATGGGATTTTCCCGCAGTGAAGTCTCATGCTGGCAAAAATTATTGATGCATATGCCGGGCTGTCCAGGACGTGCGTGCCATCCGGTCGTTGAGTGGGTCCAGAGGGTGGGATGGCGGTGTCCTTTAGATGGATGGCCCAAAAATTGCATTGGATTTCGGTTGCGGAGCTGCATGACCAAGAAGTTTTTCTGCCTGCCACCCTGCAAATCCCCCTTCCATTTCGGACCCATATTCCTTTCAAAAGTTTACCTAACTTTGCCAAGGGGGATCCGCTAGGCAACGCATCGCCTGTCGACCATATGGAGGAGGATTTTGGCCTAAAGTGCATTAAGGTACCGGCACGAAGTACGAGCAGGAGAGAAGAAAACTTGGGCCGGTAAGCCATCTGTTACCTGCGTTAGAGAGACCTAAGTCCGACACTCAGGTAAAACGGCACCGCCAAAGGATTGGCCgcgaaaaatcggaaaacccGCAGGACAGGCAAAAAACGAGATAAACAAGACCTGGCATGCATGGCATAACAGGAGGAGGTCCTGTGGAGGTCGTTTAAAAACCCACCCACACTCAGACCTGGCATTCATTCGCCAGTAAGCCGCCAGCATGGAAGCATCGGTCGCCTACGCTTTATTTTTGCATCGCCAGGAGCTGCAGCGCCGCCAGATGCTCTACATCCAAGTGTCCAAGACCAAGATTCAATTGACCAAGGAGCTAATCGCCGAGCAGAAGCAACGATTGTCCAGCTGCACCCCCGAAGATCTGCAGATCCTAAGCAGAGAAACCCAGTTCAAGCGGCAGCTTCAGCAGAAACTCAAGCACCGGAACAAGCAACTGAAAGCCATTGCCAAGCAGCAGGAGAGGCGAGGATGATCCAAGCCAAAAGGGATGTCTCCACATCCCTCAGGATTACcactttaattagttttagaTTAACGCAAATGATGTGTGCCTTTActtagtttagtttattttagttttacgctcaaagaaataaaatttcctATGCAAATCAAGCCAAGTTGTCTTTGGAGGTACTCTCTCTCTAAAATATGGGGTATACAAGATTGAAGGTAATTGACTTATTTTTAGGGCCAGGTTTAGTCCATTATTCCTTAATATAGGAAATTATTCCTAAAACCAAGGAGATTGGTTTTCTGAGTGTAGTTAACTAAAAAGCGAAAGATTTATGTGGTgttctaaaacaaaaataaataatttagaaataatCTTATTACTCATTTCATTGACACCTTAATTAGACCTGCAATTAACTGGATAAAGAcattaatttctttaattttcatGTTACTTATTGTGACAGTCAATAATTCCTTAACTTATACTTTCTGATtccaaaataaacaattcaaatacaaaaatattatctCATTTATCCATTCAATAAAATGtgcaatattttaataagctCTTCTTTTTTATTGACAATTTAATCCATCTATCAGCTTACGGATATCAATAAACTGCCTGgcgaattttatttatacaatcATTCACTTTCACTTGCGGTTCGTTATCCATCCACCACTCAACCATTTATTTAAGCTCTTCCAATTTTTTACTAACCCTATTAAGGGTATTCATTGATCGATGCATTTTCCGCGAAAGTTTTTGCACTTTCCCCGCTCTGTTGGCATTTCCTCCTCGCTTTTTACCGTTTTCACACAGCAAACGCAAAGCGATTTAAATTGAGCTCGCGTACGTTgcacaccaacaacaacaacaacaataataatagcaacaaaagcaactaGTATCTACAACAAATAggagagcaacaacaaaacgaaGTAATAATAGCAGCCTCAGGGAATCCCCTTCCACCTCCACCAAACACCTCCCGCGAAATTACACGTTTTGTGCTCAACTTTGCCGCCTCCCGCTCTAtatagctatatatatatattcagcTATAGGGTGGAAAAAGTAGAAGACAGTGGGAAAGAAAGCGCACAAGGCAGGgcgaaaaaaggaaagggaagGAGGGCAAATGAAAGCAAAGTgaagtcaaattaaattaaatgacagATGTCTGACATTTTGATGGTCGTGCGTGAGGctctatgtatgtatgtgtgtgtgtgcaataTAAACACATGCAAATAGTGCactgccaaaaaaataaatttttataaaatatatttccataCCTAAACTTAATATGTTCAAATtgataaatgtatttttttataatttaaaacctttcgttttctttttcatgATTTATTACTTAATTCCTACATGTTATAAATGAAATACTTGTAATCTCAATGACTTTTATCCTTAGTTTTACGTGTTGTTCAAGctaaataatgtatttaacaaaaaaaaaaaaacaaatttagatAGCTTTCGTCActcattttctaaaaaaataatcgtAACTTAAAAAGTATCAATATTGTGTTTTCTAGTAAATGCAATTCGTCTTTccttttcttaatttattattttagttgttaaaaataaaacagaaataatCTGAATACTTTTTATCTGGTGTTGAACATTATCtttaagttataaaaatgtatttttaaattgttttaaaatttacaaattcctttcccatgattttttttgcagtgctcAAACGTTAGTGCATGTAAATGTCAAGTTTCGTAAGGCAAAATGCACATGCACTTGCAGGGACAATGGCTGGGATCGATGGGTGTTCGAGGGGGCTAAAAGGGGGTGTTCGAGGGGGTGTCACCGGGTGTACGTTGCTGGTGTTGTGTGCATGGCTCCCAAGTGTTGGTCGCGTAAGGgtaatgaattaaaataacttgATTGCATGAAATTGAACGAATTGTTGCCCAAGGAACTCGCGGGAcagaaaatggaaatggaattgGGAAATGGATGAGGGGTAGGGGACAGGGGGCAGGGGACAGAAAGGAAAATCGTGTGCAGAGCGAATGCAGCTCGAGGAAATTGCACTCCTTGTGCGTcattctgtgtgtgtgtgtgtgtgtgtgaaaaatatttactgaaatttgtatattaagtGACGACGACAATGGCAaggacaacaacaatggcCTTTGCCATTGTTGTTCTAGTCTTTGATGCTGTTAGCGTCACGGTCGCGTACGCCAAGTGTGAAGTATATATCTTCCGCATATAGTATGTTCACATAAACATACCTACACATGTGTGTGTCCCACAATAGAAGTCAGGATGCATGAATGAGCACTGCTAACTGCGTGGGAGGATTCTCGACATTTTCAGGACCAAGGAAGCAAGTGGCAAGACAAAGGATACGAGAAAGGAGGTGGAAAAGAGGGGTAAAGAAGGCGGAAGGTCGAGAGACGAAGCGAATGCTGCAGGCATTTAGCCGTTGTGTTCTGCTTCACTAGACGGACTGTATGCGACTGAACTTCACAGCGAAGATTGGCTAAGAAAACAAAGATTAAAgtctgaaaaatattttcttttttctatcAATGGagaaaacctgcagtttt
Protein-coding regions in this window:
- the LOC128257968 gene encoding uncharacterized protein LOC128257968: MEASVAYALFLHRQELQRRQMLYIQVSKTKIQLTKELIAEQKQRLSSCTPEDLQILSRETQFKRQLQQKLKHRNKQLKAIAKQQERRG